From Vigna unguiculata cultivar IT97K-499-35 chromosome 5, ASM411807v1, whole genome shotgun sequence, the proteins below share one genomic window:
- the LOC114184319 gene encoding transcription factor MYB14-like, with product MVRTPSCDNRGLKKGTWTPEEDRKLVAYVTRYGSWNWRQLPRFAGLQRCGKSCRLRWLNYLRPNIKRGNYTDQEEETIIKLHEKLGNKWSVIATHLPGRTDNDLKNHWHTTLKKRLGKNVHTERHVKAAKSNSSGANPDKDSIYNNGFFLEGSHSPTVSKTSDPDPDPLSPELSSSEFSSSDYTTHQNLFAEDGFDFLDACLEDVNQNIWTESFHISQVTTQANGIDNFHGSDAAKAMECVRAESPLSYHNENLVVENDDFGFLGAIEPITENSWTEAFVADMSLIPNELLVPLVNESESYFSSTYDSEDLWCLNDNSHDLDVNLFQ from the exons ATGGTGAGAACCCCTTCCTGTGACAACAGAGGACTTAAGAAAGGTACTTGGACTCCAGAGGAAGATAGAAAGCTTGTAGCTTATGTCACTCGATATGGCTCTTGGAATTGGCGCCAACTCCCAAGATTTGCAG GTCTGCAAAGGTGTGGGAAGAGCTGCAGACTCAGGTGGCTCAATTATCTCAGACCCAACATAAAAAGAGGAAACTATACTGACCAAGAAGAAGAAACTATAATCAAACTTCACGAAAAGCTGGGTAACAA ATGGTCTGTTATTGCCACTCATTTACCCGGAAGAACAGATAACGATTTAAAGAACCACTGGCACACCACTCTCAAAAAGCGTCTTGGAAAGAATGTTCACACTGAAAGACACGTGAAAGCCGCAAAATCAAACAGTTCTGGGGCCAACCCAGACAAGGATTCCATTTATAACAATGGTTTCTTCCTCGAAGGTTCTCACTCTCCGACAGTTTCGAAAACCTCTGACCCTGACCCTGACCCTTTGTCCCCGGAATTATCCTCAAGCGAATTCTCGTCCTCGGATTATACCACTCACCAAAATTTGTTTGCGGAAGATGGGTTCGATTTTCTGGATGCATGCTTAGAGGACGTGAACCAAAATATCTGGACAGAGTCATTTCATATTTCTCAAGTCACAACACAAGCCAATGGTATCGACAATTTTCATGGTTCAGATGCTGCGAAAGCTATGGAATGTGTTCGGGCAGAGTCTCCTCTGTCGTACCATAATGAAAATCTGGTTGTGGAAAATGACGATTTTGGCTTTCTAGGAGCAATAGAACCGATAACTGAAAATTCTTGGACAGAAGCATTCGTGGCAGATATGTCTCTTATTCCGAACGAGTTACTTGTTCCTTTGGTGAACGAATCCGAATCGTACTTTTCTTCTACGTATGATTCCGAAGATCTCTGGTGTCTCAACGATAATTCTCATGATTTAGACGTCAACTTATTtcaatga
- the LOC114184725 gene encoding uncharacterized protein LOC114184725: MERIFNANRCPDESRLAYSMYMLAGEAEHWWANMKLVMEEKREQITWEAFKKKFLSEYFPDGVRYAKEVEFLQLTQGNKSVVEYAERFKHLGCFYTMPLDEEWRCRKFENGLHGDIRLMVAPFSIKDFATLVERARVMERIKVEVEAQQSQHQQKVDGSSGSTPRIEERKKPYAKP; encoded by the coding sequence ATGGAACGGATCTTCAACGCCAATAGGTGTCCTGATGAGAGCAGGCTGGCTTACTCAATGTACATGTTGGCTGGGGAGGCTGAGCATTGGTGGGCCAACATGAAGTTGGTCATGGAAGAGAAAAGAGAACAAATCACCTGGGAAGCCTTCAAGAAGAAGTTCCTCTCCGAGTACTTCCCAGATGGCGTAAGATACgctaaggaggtggagttcctccagttgacccagggCAACAAATCTGTGGTTGAGTATGCAGAGAGGTTCAAGCATCTGGGGTGCTTCTACACCATGCCATTAGATGAGGAGTGGCGGTGtaggaagtttgagaatggtctcCATGGAGATATTAGGTTGATGGTGGCACCATtttccatcaaggactttgcaaCTTTGGTGGAGAGAGCTCGAGTTATGGAGAGGATAAAGGTCGAGGTGGAGGCTCAGCAGAGTCAGCATCAGCAAAAGGTCGATGGATCATCTGGGTCCACACCTAGAATAGAGGAGAGGAAGAAACCTTATGCTAAGCCGTAA
- the LOC114186213 gene encoding transcription factor MYB30-like: MVRTPCCDKDGLKKGSWTQEEDNKLIAYVTRYGHWNWRLLPKFAGLARCGKSCRLRWLNYLRPDVKRGNFSDEEEETIVRLHEKLGNRWSTIAAELPGRTDNEIKNHWHTVLKKRFQQKPVAKRGNEKEAAISKSMETLYSDHNTTSDASAAAAASAAAATATNHQSYDDLSVLDAYTEPVSADFWTEPYLLDNSYVPPESEPVYLSPMYDVQLWNQNELFLQECEGFFQW, encoded by the exons ATGGTGAGAACCCCTTGTTGCGACAAAGATGGACTCAAGAAAGGATCATGGACACAGGAGGAAGACAACAAGTTGATCGCTTATGTCACCAGGTATGGTCACTGGAATTGGCGCCTGCTCCCCAAGTTTGCAG GTCTTGCAAGGTGTGGGAAGAGTTGCAGACTGAGATGGCTGAACTATCTAAGGCCAGATGTGAAAAGAGGGAATTTTAGTGACGAGGAAGAAGAAACCATTGTGAGACTTCACGAAAAGCTCGGTAATAG GTGGTCAACAATTGCTGCTGAATTGCCAGGGAGGACTGATAACGAGATAAAAAACCACTGGCACACCGTCCTCAAGAAGCGATTTCAACAAAAACCTGTGGCCAAACGCGGAAATGAAAAAGAAGCCGCTATTTCCAAATCAATGGAGACCTTATACAGTGACCACAACACAACAAGTGATGcttctgctgctgctgctgcttctGCTGCAGCAGCAACCGCCACAAATCATCAAAGTTATGATGATCTTTCTGTCTTGGATGCATACACGGAGCCTGTGTCTGCAGATTTCTGGACAGAACCTTATTTACTTGACAACTCCTATGTCCCACCCGAGTCTGAACCTGTTTACCTCAGTCCTATGTACGATGTACAACTTTGGAACCAGAATGAGCTGTTCCTGCAGGAATGTGAGGGTTTTTTCCAATGGTGA